From the Corythoichthys intestinalis isolate RoL2023-P3 chromosome 13, ASM3026506v1, whole genome shotgun sequence genome, one window contains:
- the dennd6b gene encoding protein DENND6B isoform X6, with amino-acid sequence MDPEDGREAERRPWERLSSWLECVCVVTFDLELGQAIELLYPPDVKLTEKEKSSLCYLSFPDSYSGCVGDTRFSFRMRQSVGRRRRPADDLYDRDAPAALQVSSPRSARGSATDGCALRPLRWKPRISTATFTSAKSRTRRSSEDTFKRYAERRRRPPTVLPSSARKGGGRVRLETHREPLSARRPAGVSVSGGAVSAAVRAALSRRARRRRAGLLLGGRALPTNSLRADGPMAFPGPRAERRPPADGRRPAGANSQPEGQSGKSADSRRGGGERAGSAAEADRAPFRPRARPLQVRPGAARRGAGRTGGLFPPLTFDRRAPRCFRSLLIHTQMLWELALLGEPLAVVAPSPAVSSETVLALVSCIAPLKFCCDFRPYFTVHDGEFREYTAKTRAPPNVILGVTNPFFVKTFHNWPHVLRLGESAEALGDGSPRPQASPRVRSERAPDKSPRLPSGEDVPKQLKIKKMAKLKTLDAKPGVFTAYKSFLLKDKVLIKRVLKGIQRRRPSEVQSAILRRHFLELTQSFIIPLERYMASLMPLQRSVTPWKTPPQIRPFSQDDFLSTLERGGPRLTSALRGDWTGLYRKFFKSPNFDGWYRRRLGEMTRKLESLHLEAVCLADVPGWTRDKSEVEIVDLVVKLREKLSKARRRRLQVREDLLTKLQSLIESIAGTLPKDLQDVLRAQ; translated from the exons ATGGACCCGGAGGACGGCCGAGAAGCGGAGCGGCGCCCGTGGGAGCGCTTGTCGTCGTGGCTCGAGTGCGTGTGCGTGGTCACCTTTGACCTGGAGCTCGGACAAGCCATCGAG CTGCTTTACCCGCCTGACGTCAAGTTGACCGAGAAGGAG AAAAGCAGCCTGTGCTACTTATCCTTCCCGGACTCTTACTCAG GATGCGTCGGAGACACTCGGTTCAGCTTCAGAATGCGGCAGTCCGTCGGCCGCCGCCGGCGTCCGGCGGACGACCTTTACGACAGAGACGCCCCCGCCGCCCTGCAGGTGAGCTCGCCGAGAAGCGCCCGCGGGTCGGCGACGGACGGGTGCGCTTTGCGTCCCCTCAGATGGAAGCCTCGCATTTCTACGGCTACGTTTACTTCCGCCAAGTCAAGGACGCGTCGGTCAAGCGAGGATACTTTCAAAAGGTACGCCGAGCGACGTCGCCGCCCGCCAACGGTCCTTCCGTCGAGCGCTCGAAAGGGAGGCGGGCGCGTCCGCCTCGAGACTCATCGGGAGCCTCTGTCCGCACGCCGGCCGGCCGGCGTTTCAGTCTCTGGTGGTGCTGTCTCGGCTGCCGTTCGTGCGGCTCTTTCACGCCGCGCTCGGCGCCGTCGCGCCGGACttcttctcggcggccgagcccTGCCTACGAACAG CTTGCGAGCAGATGGACCGATGGCCTTTCCCGGCCCCCGGGCTGAGCGCCGACCTCCCGCTGATGGGCGCCGTCCTGCGG GTGCGAATTCCCAGCCGGAAGGACAAAGCGGGAAGTCCGCCGACAGCCGCCGCGGAGGAGGAG AACGCGCCGGTTCCGCCGCCGAGGCCGACCGCGCTCCCTTCCGTCCACGAGCCCGACCTCTTCAGGTGCGTCCCGGCGCGGCGCGGCGCGGCGCGGGCCGGACCGGCGGGCTTTTCCCGCCTCTGACCTTTGACCGGCGGGCGCCCAGGTGTTTCCGGTCGCTCCTGATCCACACGCAGATGTTGTGGGAACTGGCTTTGCTGGGCGAACCGTTGGCGGTGGTGGCGCCGTCTCCCGCCGTCTCCTCGGAAACCGTCTTGGCGCTCGTCAG CTGCATCGCGCCCCTCAAGTTCTGCTGCGACTTCCGGCCGTACTTCACCGTCCACGACGGCGAGTTCCGGGAATACACCGCCAAGACGCGGGCGCC GCCCAACGTCATTCTGGGGGTGACCAACCCCTTCTTCGTCAAGACCTTCCACAACTGGCCGCACGTCCTGCGCCTGGGAGAGAGCGCCGAGGCGTTAGGTGACGGATCGCCCCGCCCGCAGGCCTCGCCGCGCGTCCGCTCCGAACGCGCGCCAGATAAGTCGCCTCGTCTCCCGTCAGGAGAGGACGTCCCCAAGCAGCTCAAGATCAAGAAAATGGCCAAACTCAAGACGCTGGACGCCAAACCGG GAGTCTTCACGGCCTACAAGAGCTTCCTGCTCAAGGACAAGGTCCTCATCAAACGCGTGCTGAAG GGGATCCAGAGGCGCAGGCCGTCTGAGGTGCAGAGCGCCATTTTGAGGCGCCACTTTTTAGAGCTGACGCAGAGCTTCATTATTCCGCTG gaacgtTACATGGCGAGCCTGATGCCGCTGCAGAGGTCCGTAACGCCCTGGAAG ACGCCCCCGCAGATCCGTCCGTTCAGTCAGGACGACTTCTTGTCCACCCTGGAGCGCGGCGGCCCCCGGCTGACCTCGGCGCTGCGGGGCGATTGGACGGGGCTGTACAG GAAGTTTTTCAAATCGCCGAACTTCGACGGCTGGTACCGCCGCCGTCTCGGAGAGATGACGCGCAAACTGGAGAGTCTCCACCTGGAGGCGGTCTGCTTGGCA GACGTTCCGGGATGGACACGGGACAAGTCGGAGGTGGAGATCGTCGACTTGGTGGTGAAGCTTCGAGAGAAACTG AGCAAAGCGAGGAGGCGCCGGCTGCAGGTGAGAGaggaccttctcaccaagctgcaatCCTTAATCGAGAGCATCGCCGGCACGCTGCCCAAAGACCTACAAGATGTCCTCCGCGCACAATGA
- the dennd6b gene encoding protein DENND6B isoform X9, with the protein MDPEDGREAERRPWERLSSWLECVCVVTFDLELGQAIELLYPPDVKLTEKEVSERQTGLPGVSSSRLSSSPPEKQPVLLILPGLLLRMRRRHSVQLQNAAVRRPPPASGGRPLRQRRPRRPADGSLAFLRLRLLPPSQGRVGQARILSKVSGGAVSAAVRAALSRRARRRRAGLLLGGRALPTNSLRADGPMAFPGPRAERRPPADGRRPAGQAARLRFRRRFPLTRPFLSPGANSQPEGQSGKSADSRRGGGERAGSAAEADRAPFRPRARPLQVRPGAARRGAGRTGGLFPPLTFDRRAPRCFRSLLIHTQMLWELALLGEPLAVVAPSPAVSSETVLALVSCIAPLKFCCDFRPYFTVHDGEFREYTAKTRAPPNVILGVTNPFFVKTFHNWPHVLRLGESAEALGDGSPRPQASPRVRSERAPDKSPRLPSGEDVPKQLKIKKMAKLKTLDAKPGVFTAYKSFLLKDKVLIKRVLKGIQRRRPSEVQSAILRRHFLELTQSFIIPLERYMASLMPLQRSVTPWKTPPQIRPFSQDDFLSTLERGGPRLTSALRGDWTGLYRKFFKSPNFDGWYRRRLGEMTRKLESLHLEAVCLADVPGWTRDKSEVEIVDLVVKLREKLSKARRRRLQVREDLLTKLQSLIESIAGTLPKDLQDVLRAQ; encoded by the exons ATGGACCCGGAGGACGGCCGAGAAGCGGAGCGGCGCCCGTGGGAGCGCTTGTCGTCGTGGCTCGAGTGCGTGTGCGTGGTCACCTTTGACCTGGAGCTCGGACAAGCCATCGAG CTGCTTTACCCGCCTGACGTCAAGTTGACCGAGAAGGAGGTGAGTGAGCGGCAAACGGGGCTCCCCGGCGTCAGCTCAAGTCGGCTCTCATCCTCCCCTCCAGAAAAGCAGCCTGTGCTACTTATCCTTCCCGGACTCTTACTCAG GATGCGTCGGAGACACTCGGTTCAGCTTCAGAATGCGGCAGTCCGTCGGCCGCCGCCGGCGTCCGGCGGACGACCTTTACGACAGAGACGCCCCCGCCGCCCTGCAG ATGGAAGCCTCGCATTTCTACGGCTACGTTTACTTCCGCCAAGTCAAGGACGCGTCGGTCAAGCGAGGATACTTTCAAAAG TCTCTGGTGGTGCTGTCTCGGCTGCCGTTCGTGCGGCTCTTTCACGCCGCGCTCGGCGCCGTCGCGCCGGACttcttctcggcggccgagcccTGCCTACGAACAG CTTGCGAGCAGATGGACCGATGGCCTTTCCCGGCCCCCGGGCTGAGCGCCGACCTCCCGCTGATGGGCGCCGTCCTGCGGGTCAGGCCGCTCGGCTTCGGTTTCGCCGCCGCTTTCCCCTCACCCGCCCGTTTTTGTCCCCAGGTGCGAATTCCCAGCCGGAAGGACAAAGCGGGAAGTCCGCCGACAGCCGCCGCGGAGGAGGAG AACGCGCCGGTTCCGCCGCCGAGGCCGACCGCGCTCCCTTCCGTCCACGAGCCCGACCTCTTCAGGTGCGTCCCGGCGCGGCGCGGCGCGGCGCGGGCCGGACCGGCGGGCTTTTCCCGCCTCTGACCTTTGACCGGCGGGCGCCCAGGTGTTTCCGGTCGCTCCTGATCCACACGCAGATGTTGTGGGAACTGGCTTTGCTGGGCGAACCGTTGGCGGTGGTGGCGCCGTCTCCCGCCGTCTCCTCGGAAACCGTCTTGGCGCTCGTCAG CTGCATCGCGCCCCTCAAGTTCTGCTGCGACTTCCGGCCGTACTTCACCGTCCACGACGGCGAGTTCCGGGAATACACCGCCAAGACGCGGGCGCC GCCCAACGTCATTCTGGGGGTGACCAACCCCTTCTTCGTCAAGACCTTCCACAACTGGCCGCACGTCCTGCGCCTGGGAGAGAGCGCCGAGGCGTTAGGTGACGGATCGCCCCGCCCGCAGGCCTCGCCGCGCGTCCGCTCCGAACGCGCGCCAGATAAGTCGCCTCGTCTCCCGTCAGGAGAGGACGTCCCCAAGCAGCTCAAGATCAAGAAAATGGCCAAACTCAAGACGCTGGACGCCAAACCGG GAGTCTTCACGGCCTACAAGAGCTTCCTGCTCAAGGACAAGGTCCTCATCAAACGCGTGCTGAAG GGGATCCAGAGGCGCAGGCCGTCTGAGGTGCAGAGCGCCATTTTGAGGCGCCACTTTTTAGAGCTGACGCAGAGCTTCATTATTCCGCTG gaacgtTACATGGCGAGCCTGATGCCGCTGCAGAGGTCCGTAACGCCCTGGAAG ACGCCCCCGCAGATCCGTCCGTTCAGTCAGGACGACTTCTTGTCCACCCTGGAGCGCGGCGGCCCCCGGCTGACCTCGGCGCTGCGGGGCGATTGGACGGGGCTGTACAG GAAGTTTTTCAAATCGCCGAACTTCGACGGCTGGTACCGCCGCCGTCTCGGAGAGATGACGCGCAAACTGGAGAGTCTCCACCTGGAGGCGGTCTGCTTGGCA GACGTTCCGGGATGGACACGGGACAAGTCGGAGGTGGAGATCGTCGACTTGGTGGTGAAGCTTCGAGAGAAACTG AGCAAAGCGAGGAGGCGCCGGCTGCAGGTGAGAGaggaccttctcaccaagctgcaatCCTTAATCGAGAGCATCGCCGGCACGCTGCCCAAAGACCTACAAGATGTCCTCCGCGCACAATGA
- the dennd6b gene encoding protein DENND6B isoform X3 has protein sequence MDPEDGREAERRPWERLSSWLECVCVVTFDLELGQAIELLYPPDVKLTEKEVNGGLGAPSDRNARRGFLSQDASETLGSASECGSPSAAAGVRRTTFTTETPPPPCRWKPRISTATFTSAKSRTRRSSEDTFKRYAERRRRPPTVLPSSARKGGGRVRLETHREPLSARRPAGVSVSGGAVSAAVRAALSRRARRRRAGLLLGGRALPTNSLRADGPMAFPGPRAERRPPADGRRPAGQAARLRFRRRFPLTRPFLSPGANSQPEGQSGKSADSRRGGGERAGSAAEADRAPFRPRARPLQVRPGAARRGAGRTGGLFPPLTFDRRAPRCFRSLLIHTQMLWELALLGEPLAVVAPSPAVSSETVLALVSCIAPLKFCCDFRPYFTVHDGEFREYTAKTRAPPNVILGVTNPFFVKTFHNWPHVLRLGESAEALGDGSPRPQASPRVRSERAPDKSPRLPSGEDVPKQLKIKKMAKLKTLDAKPGVFTAYKSFLLKDKVLIKRVLKGIQRRRPSEVQSAILRRHFLELTQSFIIPLERYMASLMPLQRSVTPWKTPPQIRPFSQDDFLSTLERGGPRLTSALRGDWTGLYRKFFKSPNFDGWYRRRLGEMTRKLESLHLEAVCLADVPGWTRDKSEVEIVDLVVKLREKLSKARRRRLQVREDLLTKLQSLIESIAGTLPKDLQDVLRAQ, from the exons ATGGACCCGGAGGACGGCCGAGAAGCGGAGCGGCGCCCGTGGGAGCGCTTGTCGTCGTGGCTCGAGTGCGTGTGCGTGGTCACCTTTGACCTGGAGCTCGGACAAGCCATCGAG CTGCTTTACCCGCCTGACGTCAAGTTGACCGAGAAGGAG GTAAACGGTGGTTTGGGCGCGCCGTCCGATAGAAACGCCCGACGAGGATTTCTTTCTCAGGATGCGTCGGAGACACTCGGTTCAGCTTCAGAATGCGGCAGTCCGTCGGCCGCCGCCGGCGTCCGGCGGACGACCTTTACGACAGAGACGCCCCCGCCGCCCTGCAG ATGGAAGCCTCGCATTTCTACGGCTACGTTTACTTCCGCCAAGTCAAGGACGCGTCGGTCAAGCGAGGATACTTTCAAAAGGTACGCCGAGCGACGTCGCCGCCCGCCAACGGTCCTTCCGTCGAGCGCTCGAAAGGGAGGCGGGCGCGTCCGCCTCGAGACTCATCGGGAGCCTCTGTCCGCACGCCGGCCGGCCGGCGTTTCAGTCTCTGGTGGTGCTGTCTCGGCTGCCGTTCGTGCGGCTCTTTCACGCCGCGCTCGGCGCCGTCGCGCCGGACttcttctcggcggccgagcccTGCCTACGAACAG CTTGCGAGCAGATGGACCGATGGCCTTTCCCGGCCCCCGGGCTGAGCGCCGACCTCCCGCTGATGGGCGCCGTCCTGCGGGTCAGGCCGCTCGGCTTCGGTTTCGCCGCCGCTTTCCCCTCACCCGCCCGTTTTTGTCCCCAGGTGCGAATTCCCAGCCGGAAGGACAAAGCGGGAAGTCCGCCGACAGCCGCCGCGGAGGAGGAG AACGCGCCGGTTCCGCCGCCGAGGCCGACCGCGCTCCCTTCCGTCCACGAGCCCGACCTCTTCAGGTGCGTCCCGGCGCGGCGCGGCGCGGCGCGGGCCGGACCGGCGGGCTTTTCCCGCCTCTGACCTTTGACCGGCGGGCGCCCAGGTGTTTCCGGTCGCTCCTGATCCACACGCAGATGTTGTGGGAACTGGCTTTGCTGGGCGAACCGTTGGCGGTGGTGGCGCCGTCTCCCGCCGTCTCCTCGGAAACCGTCTTGGCGCTCGTCAG CTGCATCGCGCCCCTCAAGTTCTGCTGCGACTTCCGGCCGTACTTCACCGTCCACGACGGCGAGTTCCGGGAATACACCGCCAAGACGCGGGCGCC GCCCAACGTCATTCTGGGGGTGACCAACCCCTTCTTCGTCAAGACCTTCCACAACTGGCCGCACGTCCTGCGCCTGGGAGAGAGCGCCGAGGCGTTAGGTGACGGATCGCCCCGCCCGCAGGCCTCGCCGCGCGTCCGCTCCGAACGCGCGCCAGATAAGTCGCCTCGTCTCCCGTCAGGAGAGGACGTCCCCAAGCAGCTCAAGATCAAGAAAATGGCCAAACTCAAGACGCTGGACGCCAAACCGG GAGTCTTCACGGCCTACAAGAGCTTCCTGCTCAAGGACAAGGTCCTCATCAAACGCGTGCTGAAG GGGATCCAGAGGCGCAGGCCGTCTGAGGTGCAGAGCGCCATTTTGAGGCGCCACTTTTTAGAGCTGACGCAGAGCTTCATTATTCCGCTG gaacgtTACATGGCGAGCCTGATGCCGCTGCAGAGGTCCGTAACGCCCTGGAAG ACGCCCCCGCAGATCCGTCCGTTCAGTCAGGACGACTTCTTGTCCACCCTGGAGCGCGGCGGCCCCCGGCTGACCTCGGCGCTGCGGGGCGATTGGACGGGGCTGTACAG GAAGTTTTTCAAATCGCCGAACTTCGACGGCTGGTACCGCCGCCGTCTCGGAGAGATGACGCGCAAACTGGAGAGTCTCCACCTGGAGGCGGTCTGCTTGGCA GACGTTCCGGGATGGACACGGGACAAGTCGGAGGTGGAGATCGTCGACTTGGTGGTGAAGCTTCGAGAGAAACTG AGCAAAGCGAGGAGGCGCCGGCTGCAGGTGAGAGaggaccttctcaccaagctgcaatCCTTAATCGAGAGCATCGCCGGCACGCTGCCCAAAGACCTACAAGATGTCCTCCGCGCACAATGA
- the dennd6b gene encoding protein DENND6B isoform X1 — MDPEDGREAERRPWERLSSWLECVCVVTFDLELGQAIELLYPPDVKLTEKEVSERQTGLPGVSSSRLSSSPPEKQPVLLILPGLLLRMRRRHSVQLQNAAVRRPPPASGGRPLRQRRPRRPADGSLAFLRLRLLPPSQGRVGQARILSKGTPSDVAARQRSFRRALEREAGASASRLIGSLCPHAGRPAFQSLVVLSRLPFVRLFHAALGAVAPDFFSAAEPCLRTACEQMDRWPFPAPGLSADLPLMGAVLRVRPLGFGFAAAFPSPARFCPQVRIPSRKDKAGSPPTAAAEEEVRTSKSAEDGPVFDIAGLAICTSAADPQNAPVPPPRPTALPSVHEPDLFRCFRSLLIHTQMLWELALLGEPLAVVAPSPAVSSETVLALVSCIAPLKFCCDFRPYFTVHDGEFREYTAKTRAPPNVILGVTNPFFVKTFHNWPHVLRLGESAEALGDGSPRPQASPRVRSERAPDKSPRLPSGEDVPKQLKIKKMAKLKTLDAKPGVFTAYKSFLLKDKVLIKRVLKGIQRRRPSEVQSAILRRHFLELTQSFIIPLERYMASLMPLQRSVTPWKTPPQIRPFSQDDFLSTLERGGPRLTSALRGDWTGLYRKFFKSPNFDGWYRRRLGEMTRKLESLHLEAVCLADVPGWTRDKSEVEIVDLVVKLREKLSKARRRRLQVREDLLTKLQSLIESIAGTLPKDLQDVLRAQ; from the exons ATGGACCCGGAGGACGGCCGAGAAGCGGAGCGGCGCCCGTGGGAGCGCTTGTCGTCGTGGCTCGAGTGCGTGTGCGTGGTCACCTTTGACCTGGAGCTCGGACAAGCCATCGAG CTGCTTTACCCGCCTGACGTCAAGTTGACCGAGAAGGAGGTGAGTGAGCGGCAAACGGGGCTCCCCGGCGTCAGCTCAAGTCGGCTCTCATCCTCCCCTCCAGAAAAGCAGCCTGTGCTACTTATCCTTCCCGGACTCTTACTCAG GATGCGTCGGAGACACTCGGTTCAGCTTCAGAATGCGGCAGTCCGTCGGCCGCCGCCGGCGTCCGGCGGACGACCTTTACGACAGAGACGCCCCCGCCGCCCTGCAG ATGGAAGCCTCGCATTTCTACGGCTACGTTTACTTCCGCCAAGTCAAGGACGCGTCGGTCAAGCGAGGATACTTTCAAAAGGTACGCCGAGCGACGTCGCCGCCCGCCAACGGTCCTTCCGTCGAGCGCTCGAAAGGGAGGCGGGCGCGTCCGCCTCGAGACTCATCGGGAGCCTCTGTCCGCACGCCGGCCGGCCGGCGTTTCAGTCTCTGGTGGTGCTGTCTCGGCTGCCGTTCGTGCGGCTCTTTCACGCCGCGCTCGGCGCCGTCGCGCCGGACttcttctcggcggccgagcccTGCCTACGAACAG CTTGCGAGCAGATGGACCGATGGCCTTTCCCGGCCCCCGGGCTGAGCGCCGACCTCCCGCTGATGGGCGCCGTCCTGCGGGTCAGGCCGCTCGGCTTCGGTTTCGCCGCCGCTTTCCCCTCACCCGCCCGTTTTTGTCCCCAGGTGCGAATTCCCAGCCGGAAGGACAAAGCGGGAAGTCCGCCGACAGCCGCCGCGGAGGAGGAGGTCAGAACTTCAAAGAGCGCAGAGGACGGCCCGGTATTTGATATCGCCGGGTTAGCAATTTGTACGTCTGCCGCCGATCCTCAGAACGCGCCGGTTCCGCCGCCGAGGCCGACCGCGCTCCCTTCCGTCCACGAGCCCGACCTCTTCAG GTGTTTCCGGTCGCTCCTGATCCACACGCAGATGTTGTGGGAACTGGCTTTGCTGGGCGAACCGTTGGCGGTGGTGGCGCCGTCTCCCGCCGTCTCCTCGGAAACCGTCTTGGCGCTCGTCAG CTGCATCGCGCCCCTCAAGTTCTGCTGCGACTTCCGGCCGTACTTCACCGTCCACGACGGCGAGTTCCGGGAATACACCGCCAAGACGCGGGCGCC GCCCAACGTCATTCTGGGGGTGACCAACCCCTTCTTCGTCAAGACCTTCCACAACTGGCCGCACGTCCTGCGCCTGGGAGAGAGCGCCGAGGCGTTAGGTGACGGATCGCCCCGCCCGCAGGCCTCGCCGCGCGTCCGCTCCGAACGCGCGCCAGATAAGTCGCCTCGTCTCCCGTCAGGAGAGGACGTCCCCAAGCAGCTCAAGATCAAGAAAATGGCCAAACTCAAGACGCTGGACGCCAAACCGG GAGTCTTCACGGCCTACAAGAGCTTCCTGCTCAAGGACAAGGTCCTCATCAAACGCGTGCTGAAG GGGATCCAGAGGCGCAGGCCGTCTGAGGTGCAGAGCGCCATTTTGAGGCGCCACTTTTTAGAGCTGACGCAGAGCTTCATTATTCCGCTG gaacgtTACATGGCGAGCCTGATGCCGCTGCAGAGGTCCGTAACGCCCTGGAAG ACGCCCCCGCAGATCCGTCCGTTCAGTCAGGACGACTTCTTGTCCACCCTGGAGCGCGGCGGCCCCCGGCTGACCTCGGCGCTGCGGGGCGATTGGACGGGGCTGTACAG GAAGTTTTTCAAATCGCCGAACTTCGACGGCTGGTACCGCCGCCGTCTCGGAGAGATGACGCGCAAACTGGAGAGTCTCCACCTGGAGGCGGTCTGCTTGGCA GACGTTCCGGGATGGACACGGGACAAGTCGGAGGTGGAGATCGTCGACTTGGTGGTGAAGCTTCGAGAGAAACTG AGCAAAGCGAGGAGGCGCCGGCTGCAGGTGAGAGaggaccttctcaccaagctgcaatCCTTAATCGAGAGCATCGCCGGCACGCTGCCCAAAGACCTACAAGATGTCCTCCGCGCACAATGA
- the dennd6b gene encoding protein DENND6B isoform X5, with protein MDPEDGREAERRPWERLSSWLECVCVVTFDLELGQAIELLYPPDVKLTEKEVSERQTGLPGVSSSRLSSSPPEKQPVLLILPGLLLRMRRRHSVQLQNAAVRRPPPASGGRPLRQRRPRRPAGELAEKRPRVGDGRVRFASPQMEASHFYGYVYFRQVKDASVKRGYFQKSLVVLSRLPFVRLFHAALGAVAPDFFSAAEPCLRTACEQMDRWPFPAPGLSADLPLMGAVLRVRPLGFGFAAAFPSPARFCPQVRIPSRKDKAGSPPTAAAEEEVRTSKSAEDGPVFDIAGLAICTSAADPQNAPVPPPRPTALPSVHEPDLFRCFRSLLIHTQMLWELALLGEPLAVVAPSPAVSSETVLALVSCIAPLKFCCDFRPYFTVHDGEFREYTAKTRAPPNVILGVTNPFFVKTFHNWPHVLRLGESAEALGDGSPRPQASPRVRSERAPDKSPRLPSGEDVPKQLKIKKMAKLKTLDAKPGVFTAYKSFLLKDKVLIKRVLKGIQRRRPSEVQSAILRRHFLELTQSFIIPLERYMASLMPLQRSVTPWKTPPQIRPFSQDDFLSTLERGGPRLTSALRGDWTGLYRKFFKSPNFDGWYRRRLGEMTRKLESLHLEAVCLADVPGWTRDKSEVEIVDLVVKLREKLSKARRRRLQVREDLLTKLQSLIESIAGTLPKDLQDVLRAQ; from the exons ATGGACCCGGAGGACGGCCGAGAAGCGGAGCGGCGCCCGTGGGAGCGCTTGTCGTCGTGGCTCGAGTGCGTGTGCGTGGTCACCTTTGACCTGGAGCTCGGACAAGCCATCGAG CTGCTTTACCCGCCTGACGTCAAGTTGACCGAGAAGGAGGTGAGTGAGCGGCAAACGGGGCTCCCCGGCGTCAGCTCAAGTCGGCTCTCATCCTCCCCTCCAGAAAAGCAGCCTGTGCTACTTATCCTTCCCGGACTCTTACTCAG GATGCGTCGGAGACACTCGGTTCAGCTTCAGAATGCGGCAGTCCGTCGGCCGCCGCCGGCGTCCGGCGGACGACCTTTACGACAGAGACGCCCCCGCCGCCCTGCAGGTGAGCTCGCCGAGAAGCGCCCGCGGGTCGGCGACGGACGGGTGCGCTTTGCGTCCCCTCAGATGGAAGCCTCGCATTTCTACGGCTACGTTTACTTCCGCCAAGTCAAGGACGCGTCGGTCAAGCGAGGATACTTTCAAAAG TCTCTGGTGGTGCTGTCTCGGCTGCCGTTCGTGCGGCTCTTTCACGCCGCGCTCGGCGCCGTCGCGCCGGACttcttctcggcggccgagcccTGCCTACGAACAG CTTGCGAGCAGATGGACCGATGGCCTTTCCCGGCCCCCGGGCTGAGCGCCGACCTCCCGCTGATGGGCGCCGTCCTGCGGGTCAGGCCGCTCGGCTTCGGTTTCGCCGCCGCTTTCCCCTCACCCGCCCGTTTTTGTCCCCAGGTGCGAATTCCCAGCCGGAAGGACAAAGCGGGAAGTCCGCCGACAGCCGCCGCGGAGGAGGAGGTCAGAACTTCAAAGAGCGCAGAGGACGGCCCGGTATTTGATATCGCCGGGTTAGCAATTTGTACGTCTGCCGCCGATCCTCAGAACGCGCCGGTTCCGCCGCCGAGGCCGACCGCGCTCCCTTCCGTCCACGAGCCCGACCTCTTCAG GTGTTTCCGGTCGCTCCTGATCCACACGCAGATGTTGTGGGAACTGGCTTTGCTGGGCGAACCGTTGGCGGTGGTGGCGCCGTCTCCCGCCGTCTCCTCGGAAACCGTCTTGGCGCTCGTCAG CTGCATCGCGCCCCTCAAGTTCTGCTGCGACTTCCGGCCGTACTTCACCGTCCACGACGGCGAGTTCCGGGAATACACCGCCAAGACGCGGGCGCC GCCCAACGTCATTCTGGGGGTGACCAACCCCTTCTTCGTCAAGACCTTCCACAACTGGCCGCACGTCCTGCGCCTGGGAGAGAGCGCCGAGGCGTTAGGTGACGGATCGCCCCGCCCGCAGGCCTCGCCGCGCGTCCGCTCCGAACGCGCGCCAGATAAGTCGCCTCGTCTCCCGTCAGGAGAGGACGTCCCCAAGCAGCTCAAGATCAAGAAAATGGCCAAACTCAAGACGCTGGACGCCAAACCGG GAGTCTTCACGGCCTACAAGAGCTTCCTGCTCAAGGACAAGGTCCTCATCAAACGCGTGCTGAAG GGGATCCAGAGGCGCAGGCCGTCTGAGGTGCAGAGCGCCATTTTGAGGCGCCACTTTTTAGAGCTGACGCAGAGCTTCATTATTCCGCTG gaacgtTACATGGCGAGCCTGATGCCGCTGCAGAGGTCCGTAACGCCCTGGAAG ACGCCCCCGCAGATCCGTCCGTTCAGTCAGGACGACTTCTTGTCCACCCTGGAGCGCGGCGGCCCCCGGCTGACCTCGGCGCTGCGGGGCGATTGGACGGGGCTGTACAG GAAGTTTTTCAAATCGCCGAACTTCGACGGCTGGTACCGCCGCCGTCTCGGAGAGATGACGCGCAAACTGGAGAGTCTCCACCTGGAGGCGGTCTGCTTGGCA GACGTTCCGGGATGGACACGGGACAAGTCGGAGGTGGAGATCGTCGACTTGGTGGTGAAGCTTCGAGAGAAACTG AGCAAAGCGAGGAGGCGCCGGCTGCAGGTGAGAGaggaccttctcaccaagctgcaatCCTTAATCGAGAGCATCGCCGGCACGCTGCCCAAAGACCTACAAGATGTCCTCCGCGCACAATGA